Genomic segment of Arachnia propionica:
TGGCCCTTCCTGGGAGCTCGGCGATGATCCGCAGCTCGCGAACGAGTGATTCGGTGAGCTGGCCGATCTCTTCACGGGAATCTTTTATCTCAGGCGGCGTGTCACGGGTGATTATCTCGAAGAGCTTGGCTTCATTCTCGTCGGTTTCGCTTCGTTTTCTGGCTCGTGCGGCCATCAGTGCTTGGTAGGTCGCGTGCGTCTTGAGTGAGGTCAACAAGGCGTACGTTTCAAAGACGATTGCCTCGGCGTTGGATTCGAGATATTGCCTTCTGGCGTGCCCGTCGGATTTTCTGATTTCCTGGATGTGGCCGGTGACGTTCTTCCGGTAGAGCCTCGTCTGTTTGCGGGTCGGTTGTCCCATGGGTGCGATTGACTCCCACAGCGTGTCAGTGAGGGTGCCGATTTCACGAACTTTTTGGGACGCATCATCGATCGAGTCCGCCAAGCCCTCGAGCTCGGACCACTGCTCGTTGCGGATCGCCTTGAGGGTCTGTGTGGTGAGCGCAATGTTGGTTCGGACGAGACTCGATATTTCGCCCAGCTGCATCTGTAGCGCAATCATTGCGACGGCTGGGCCTATGGCGGCTAAGGCCGTGGCGGCGGTCACGGAGACTGGAATGAAGCGGGCCTGAGCGATGACCTTGCCGTTCTTGAGGATGGCTCCGAGCTTGGCGCCGTCCTTGGCGGCAAGCTCGCCTCCGCTCCTCAGGAGCGAGAACGTTGCTTCGTTGAGACGGAAAAGCCCCTGCGCGCTGGTGGCGGTTTCTGCGATGTTGCCGGCAATCGTGCCAGCATTCCCGATGGAACCAAGTGCCCTGGAGAGCTGGGTTCGGTCATGCTCCGGAATCAGGCCGAGGTCGAGGAGTTCGACGCCTTCCGGGATCTCACCGAACAAGACCACGACATCGTCGGCCACTTCCATGAGGATCGTTGACTCTGAAATCTTCAACTCGCTCGAAGCGGGCGAATCTCCTTCAGTGTTCACTGCATCAGCACTGCCGCCACCAGCGGCGGCTGAATCAGGTTCGTCACTCATCCTTGTTCTCCTTCCCGGCGTCGAGTGACTCGCACCCAATGCCGGAGTTGTCACAAGTATCGCAGGTGCCACGACTCAATGACGCCACCGAGGTCGGGTCTCGGGAAGGGTTCGTGAACACCCGGAGATTTCCTGTCTGACCTTGATCGAGTGGATCCCGGGTCCTGCCAGGAGCCGCCGGTTCGGGGCGTGACCGTGTGGTTCTGTGAGCCGGCTGGGCGGGGAGTACGTGGTTTACCCCGCGTGGACCGGATGCGGGAGGACTCGGCAGACTAGGGGTATGGGTCTGCTTGAGGTGATCGCGCTGCATGCGGCCGATGCGCAGCGCGCCGAGGAGGGCGGGGCCGATCGCGTTGAGCTGCTCGGCACCATGGACGAGGACGGGCTCTCCCCGGAACCCGCGATGGTTGCGAAGGTGCGCCGCGCGACCTCCATCCAGATCCGGCCCATGGTGCGGTTGCGGGCCGGGTTCCGCACCGACGGGGGCGAACTCGTCCGGCTCCGGGGATTGATCGCCTCCTACCTGGACGAGGGCGCCGACGGGGTGGTGCTGGGGTTCCTGAACGGCCACGCGGGCATCGACCTCGAGGTGTGCAACGCGCTCGTCGCCGACGGCGACTTCGCCTGGACCTTCCACCGGGCCGTCGACAACTGTCTGGACTTCGACGACGCATGGGAGGACCTGGCCACCCTGCCGCGTCTCGACCAGGTGCTCACCGCAGGTTCGGCCCGCGGGGTCGAGCACGGACTCGACGAACTCCTGGAGCGGGCCCGCTCCAACCCGGGGATCGCGCGGGTGATCATGGCCGGGGGAGGGCTGCGACCCGAACACGTCCCGTGGCTGATCCGCGCCGGGGTGCGGGCCTTCCACATTGGCAGCCCCGCCCGTCCCGGAGGCAGCTACAAGGCCTATGTCGACCCCGACCTGGTGCGCACCTGGCGGGAGCTGATCGACGAACAGACCGCCGCCGTCAGGAGGTCGCGGTGAACCCCCGTCCCCTCAAACTGCGGCGCGGCGCCCGGGTGCTGCTGTTGGCGGGCGAGGAAGTGCTGCTGCTGAACGACTCCGACCCCGGCATCCCCGGGTCTTCATGGTGGGTGACGCCGGGCGGCGGCATCGACGCCGGGGAGAACCCTGCGGAGGCGGCCTGCCGGGAAGCGGGGGAGGAAACCGGGCTGCAGCTGACCCCCCTCGACCTGGTCGGTCCGGTTGCCCGGGGCAGGGCCTGTCACGGCTACTCCGATCGCATCCGGGTGCAGGACGATCTTTTCTTCCTCGCACGGGTGCGACGTTTCGAGCCGAGCAGCATGGGTTGGACAGACTCCGAGAAGAAACGCGTGAAAGGTTTTCGCTGGTGGCGGCTCGACTCCCTGCCGGCAGAGGTCTGGCCGCCGTGGGTGGCCGAAATCGCCATGGCCGATCCCGCTCATCCCTTGGCGCTGGCGGACCGGGAGGAGTCGACGGTGCCGCTGAGCCCCGCCGAGTGGGAGCGGGTCAGCGCTGCGCTGGGCTGAAGGCCGTGGCCAGGCAGGCGATCCCGAGCGCAAGACCGATCCACCTGCCCAGCCCGTCCAGCACGTACTGTGCCCGCGCGATCAGGGCCAGGGTCAACATGGCCCCGATGATCAGGGACGCGATCCCGATTTGGCGACCTGACTTGTTGGTCCGGAACAGCAACCCGCCCCCTACCAGCAGCAGTATCGGCAGGGCCAAGGGCAGGAACACCCCCAGAATGGAGGCGACGCCGGCGACGCACATGATGCCCCGCTGGGCCTGGGTCATGGGGACGGGATTGGTCCCGTACTGCGGATACGGGGCCATCTGCATCGGCTGATAGGGGTTTTGCGGCAGATTCAGACGGGAGGTCGGGTTGGGCGGAACGGGCAACGACGGTTGCGGCCCGCCGACCGTCGCGACATTGAAGGGCTGCCGCGGATCTCGGGAACCGTAACCCGCGGCATAGGCCATCATCAGCGCGGAGGACACGTCGAAGGGCGCCGCGGGGTCGCGGCGGAGCTTCTCCTCCTTCCCGAGATCCTCCAGCGCCACCGCCTGGGGCATCGGCGCGAAACCGGACGGGGGTGCCACGGCTCCCGGGGTCAGTTGCGGGGCGGGCTCTGCGGCGGGCAGCGGTGCTACATCGGGGACCGCGAAACCGTCCGGCCGCTCGATTGGGGCGTAAGCGGCCCCGTCAGTCCAGGAAGCCATGGGCACCAGAGTAGCGGGAAGCCGGGACACGTCCCTCCGGGTTGCTTCCCGCGGGAGCCGCGCATCGGGGTTGATTGATTGAAGTAGAAGGACCTGCTGAGCATGCCGTGCAGTTTTCCCCGGCGTAATGTTCATTTTGAGTTCAATATGAACATTTTTGGTTGCGTGGTAAAGGAGCCTGCGATGGAGGTAGTCATCTGTTCCGACGAGCAGCAGGTCGGTCAGGTCGCTGCGAATCGAGTTCTCCGGTGGGTCGAGGGACTCACGACCCCCGTGCTGGGGCTCGCCACGGGCAGCTCCCCGCTGGCCCTCTACAACGAACTGGCCCGCAGGGTGGAGGAGGGGGAGATCGACTTCTCGTGCGGCATCGGTTTCGCCTTGGACGAGTACGTGGGTATCGACCCGGAGAACCCGCTCAGTTACCGGCAGACCATCCTGCGCACGGTGGTCGAGCCGCTGCGCATGGACCCCACCCGGGTGCGTGTACCGAATGGTTCCGCCTCCGACCTGGCCGCCGCCGCCCTCGAGTACGACCGGGCCATCGCGGCTGCGGGAGGCGTGGACGTGCAGGTGCTGGGCATCGGCAGCAACGGTCACATCGGTTTCAACGAGCCCACCTCTTCGTTCGCCTCCCGCACCCGCGTCAAGACCCTGACCGAGCAGACCCGCGCCGACAACGCCCGGTTCTTCGGCGAGGGTGAACGGGTCCCCACGCACTGCGTGACCCAGGGGCTGGGGACCATCATGGAGGCCAGGCACGTCGTCATGGTGGTCACGGGGCGGCACAAGGCCCGGGCGGTGACCGCCATGATCGAGGGTCCCGTGGCGGCGGTGTGTCCGGCCTCGATCCTCCAGTTCCACCCGAGCGTCCTCGTGGTTGTCGACGAGGCCGCCGCCACTGGGCTGAACCACGCCGACTACTTCCGTCACGTCGTCGACATTCTGATCTGACCAGGGGCGATGAGCGCAGGTTCTCCCGGGTTTTCCCCGGCTCCGGGGCGAGATAGACTTGCCTGCCAGCCACGACCACGAGGGAGAGCCTGCCATGCCCACCGGACGAGTTCGCTTCTTCGATGCCGACAAGGGATTCGGGTTCATCACGAAGGACGGGGGCGGTGACGTTTTCGTCCGGGCCGGGGTGCTACCCAAGGGGGTTACATCGCTGAAACCCGGACAGAAAGTGGAGTTCGGGGTGATTGAGGGTCGCCGCGGCGAACAGGCCCTGTCCGTGCGTCTGGTGGAAACCCCACCGTCGCTTTCCAAGGCGTCGCGGAAGAAGGCCCAGGACATGGCCGTGATCATTGAGGACCTGATCAAGATGCTCGACGCCCTGGGCAATGGGTACCGGCACGGCCGCTACCCAGACGACAAACACGGCGCGAAGATTGCAGCGGTGCTGCGGCGCGTGGCCGATGAACTGGAGCTGTGAGAGTGGCGAGGCTGAAACTTGATTCGGTTGCCGCCTCCGCGATCGACTTGGCGCGCGCCGCGGCTGTCGAATCCGGGGGGAAAGGTGCTGTTGGCGAGCACGTAGGGGTGGTGGCCGAAGGGGAGCGGGTGGTGACCCACTCCTTCGCCTGCCTGCTGGCGGGCTACCCGGACTGGTACTGGGCGGTGACGCTGGTGCGTGCATCCCGGGCGCGGACCGCCACCGTCAACGAAGTGGTGCTGCTTCCCCACACCGATGCGCTGCTGGCCCCGGCCTGGGTGCCGTGGGAACGGCGCATCCAACCCGGGGACATCGGCCCGGGGATGCTCATGGCGACCCCCGACAACGACCCGCGTCTCGAACCCGGTTTCGCCGCGACTGACCTGCCCGCCGACGCCGACCCGGCGGAATGGGCGCAGCTGCGTTCCACCGTGGCCGAACTGGGGCTCGGCCGGGAACGGGTGCTCTCGGCAGCCGGGCGTGACGCCGCCGCGGAGCGCTGGCTCTCGGGCGCCCCGGGTAACGGCGACGAATCCAGCAGGCACGCCCCCGCCACCTGTTCGTCATGTGGCTACTTCGTGCCGCTGCGCGGATCGCTCGGCACCCTGTTCGGGGCCTGCGCGAACGAGTACTCGCCCTCGGATGCGCGCGTAGTCAGCCTCGAACACGGCTGCGGGGGACACTCCGACGTGGTGGCCGCCGAACGGGCCCGGGAGCTGCCCGCCCCGGTGTTTGACACCATCGGGATCGACGAACAGCTATTCGACTGATTCAACCCCGCGCGGGTGTTGCCCTCACCCGTGGTCCCGGGTCTATGATCCCGATACGTGGTCATGAAATCCCCGAAAACCGCCAAGCTCTCCGAGAGCCCGGATGTTTCCTCGAATGCTTCTTGGCTTGAACGCCACTTCCACATCTCCAAGCGGGGATCCAGTATCGGCCAGGAGGTCCGCGGCGGTCTGGTGACTTTCTTCGCGATGGCCTACATCATCGCGCTGAACCCGCTGATCATCGGCACCGCCACCGATGTCAACGGCAACCTGATCTCCGGTGCACCGAAATTCCTCGACGAGGCCATGACCCAGGTGGACGCCGCCGCCGTCGGCGCCTCGATCGGGATGGTGGCCGCCGGTACCGCGTTCATAGCCGGGATCATGACCATCCTCATGGGAATGGTCGGTCGTTTCCCGATGGGGCTCGCGACGGGGCTCGGACTGAACGCCCTCGTCGCCTACACCCTCGCGCCGCAGATGACCTGGCCGCAGGCCATGGGACTGGTGGTCTGGGAGGGGATCCTGATCGCGATCCTCGTGCTCACCGGGTTCCGCACGGCCGTGTTCAAGGCCGTGCCAAAGACCCTGCGAACCGCGATCTCCGTCGGCATCGGCCTGTTCATCGCCTTCGTCGGGCTCATCAACGCGGGAGTGGTGCGCAAACCCGCGGGCTCCCCGCCCGTGGAACTCGGCATCTCCGGGTCGCTGACCGGCTGGCCCATTCTCGTGTTCGTGATCGGGCTGGGACTGTTGATCGCCCTGCACGTGCTGAAAGTCAAGGGCGCGATGCTGATCTCCATCATTTCCGCGACGGTGATGGCAATCATCATCGAGGCCATCGGTCACGTCGGTGCCCATGTCGGGGCGGAGAATCCCGGCGGTTGGGCGCTGAACGTGCCCTCCCTGACGAACTTCTCCCTGCCCGACCTCGGGTTGTTGTTCCGGGTGGACATGATCGGGGCCTTCTACGTCGACGGTCATTTCAGTTTCCCGACCTTCCTGGGTCTGATGGTGCTGGTCTTCTCGCTGCTGCTCGCCGACTTCTTCGACACCATGGGTACCGTCGTCGCCGTCGGTTCCGAAGGCAAGCTGCTGGATGAGCGCGGCATGCCCGACCGCGTCACCGAGATTCTGTTCGTCGATTCGCTGGGTGCGGTGGCAGGCGGCCTCGGGTCGGTGTCATCGAACACCTGCTACGTAGAGTCGACGGCGGGCGTCGGTGAGGGCGCCCGCACGGGCCTGGCCTCCGTCGTCACCGGCCTCGCCTTCCTGGTGGCCGTCTTCCTGTCTCCGATCATCAACATGGTGCCCTCCGAGGCCGCCTCGCCGGTGCTGGTGTTCGTCGGTTTCCTGATGATCGAGCAGGTGGTGGACGTCGACTGGAGCGATCCCGAGGTGGGCATTCCCGCATTCCTGACCATCATCCTGATGCCCTTCTCCTACTCCATCACCGTCGGCATCGGAATCGGTTTCCTCGCCCACGTTTTCATCAAGGTGATCCGCGGTCATGCGAAGCGGGTGTACCCGCTCATGTACGTGGTCGCCGCGCTCTTCATCATCTACTTCCTGCAGGGTCCGTTGCTGGCCCTCATCGGCTGACCGGGGATCACGCGCTTTCCCGGTAGAGGGGGCGGGCGGCCACACCGGCCGCCCGCCCCCTTGGGCTCCCACATCGAGGACTCCACGCGACTGGCCGGGCCGACCAGCGCAGGAGCCGCCTTCCCTGAAGCTGCTTGAGCGAGGCCGTGCCTAAACATCCTCCCCGAAGCTGGTTGAGCCGGGCTGCGACGAAGGAGCAGCCCGTGTAGAAAACCATCTCGTCGGTG
This window contains:
- the nagB gene encoding glucosamine-6-phosphate deaminase — translated: MEVVICSDEQQVGQVAANRVLRWVEGLTTPVLGLATGSSPLALYNELARRVEEGEIDFSCGIGFALDEYVGIDPENPLSYRQTILRTVVEPLRMDPTRVRVPNGSASDLAAAALEYDRAIAAAGGVDVQVLGIGSNGHIGFNEPTSSFASRTRVKTLTEQTRADNARFFGEGERVPTHCVTQGLGTIMEARHVVMVVTGRHKARAVTAMIEGPVAAVCPASILQFHPSVLVVVDEAAATGLNHADYFRHVVDILI
- a CDS encoding DUF3027 domain-containing protein, giving the protein MARLKLDSVAASAIDLARAAAVESGGKGAVGEHVGVVAEGERVVTHSFACLLAGYPDWYWAVTLVRASRARTATVNEVVLLPHTDALLAPAWVPWERRIQPGDIGPGMLMATPDNDPRLEPGFAATDLPADADPAEWAQLRSTVAELGLGRERVLSAAGRDAAAERWLSGAPGNGDESSRHAPATCSSCGYFVPLRGSLGTLFGACANEYSPSDARVVSLEHGCGGHSDVVAAERARELPAPVFDTIGIDEQLFD
- a CDS encoding NUDIX hydrolase, producing the protein MNPRPLKLRRGARVLLLAGEEVLLLNDSDPGIPGSSWWVTPGGGIDAGENPAEAACREAGEETGLQLTPLDLVGPVARGRACHGYSDRIRVQDDLFFLARVRRFEPSSMGWTDSEKKRVKGFRWWRLDSLPAEVWPPWVAEIAMADPAHPLALADREESTVPLSPAEWERVSAALG
- a CDS encoding NCS2 family permease; translation: MKSPKTAKLSESPDVSSNASWLERHFHISKRGSSIGQEVRGGLVTFFAMAYIIALNPLIIGTATDVNGNLISGAPKFLDEAMTQVDAAAVGASIGMVAAGTAFIAGIMTILMGMVGRFPMGLATGLGLNALVAYTLAPQMTWPQAMGLVVWEGILIAILVLTGFRTAVFKAVPKTLRTAISVGIGLFIAFVGLINAGVVRKPAGSPPVELGISGSLTGWPILVFVIGLGLLIALHVLKVKGAMLISIISATVMAIIIEAIGHVGAHVGAENPGGWALNVPSLTNFSLPDLGLLFRVDMIGAFYVDGHFSFPTFLGLMVLVFSLLLADFFDTMGTVVAVGSEGKLLDERGMPDRVTEILFVDSLGAVAGGLGSVSSNTCYVESTAGVGEGARTGLASVVTGLAFLVAVFLSPIINMVPSEAASPVLVFVGFLMIEQVVDVDWSDPEVGIPAFLTIILMPFSYSITVGIGIGFLAHVFIKVIRGHAKRVYPLMYVVAALFIIYFLQGPLLALIG
- a CDS encoding copper homeostasis protein CutC gives rise to the protein MGLLEVIALHAADAQRAEEGGADRVELLGTMDEDGLSPEPAMVAKVRRATSIQIRPMVRLRAGFRTDGGELVRLRGLIASYLDEGADGVVLGFLNGHAGIDLEVCNALVADGDFAWTFHRAVDNCLDFDDAWEDLATLPRLDQVLTAGSARGVEHGLDELLERARSNPGIARVIMAGGGLRPEHVPWLIRAGVRAFHIGSPARPGGSYKAYVDPDLVRTWRELIDEQTAAVRRSR
- a CDS encoding cold-shock protein; this encodes MPTGRVRFFDADKGFGFITKDGGGDVFVRAGVLPKGVTSLKPGQKVEFGVIEGRRGEQALSVRLVETPPSLSKASRKKAQDMAVIIEDLIKMLDALGNGYRHGRYPDDKHGAKIAAVLRRVADELEL